The Polyangium mundeleinium genome contains the following window.
TCTTCACGCCGTCGTAGAAGGAGCGGATCTTCGCGGCGAAGGCCGGATCGAGGCCCGGCGCGAAGGAGAGCAGGAGCTGCGTGAGCGCGGGGTCGTCGAGCAGGACGGCCACGATGCCGCGGATGTTGTGCTTGATCTGCGCCTCGATGTCGCCCTGCGTGTCGACGGTGAGGATCGCGGCGCCGAGGCGCGAGAAGAGCCCGTCGACGAGCTCCACGAAGACCGAACGCTTGTCGGGGAAGTAGAGATAAAACGTGCCCTTGGCGACGCTCGCCCGGGCCACGATGTCGTCGACCTTCGCCGCGTGATAGCCCTTCGTCGCGAAGACGTCGCGAGCCGCGC
Protein-coding sequences here:
- a CDS encoding TetR/AcrR family transcriptional regulator produces the protein MDKAERRLELLRAARDVFATKGYHAAKVDDIVARASVAKGTFYLYFPDKRSVFVELVDGLFSRLGAAILTVDTQGDIEAQIKHNIRGIVAVLLDDPALTQLLLSFAPGLDPAFAAKIRSFYDGVKTLLRVSLDEGQRLGIVAEGDTSMYATFTVGALKEIFTESTDRGQAWPREQLVEQIFRLLQRGYLRIDRALEPPVSVPPKPRKTRKKSA